The nucleotide sequence AAAGCTCGCTATATTACAGGCGGGCTTTTTTTTCATATATAAATTAACCATGTATGTATTCAAATAAACAAATCTGGCATGTAAGTTATCCGATACTGCTTAGTTTGCTGGCACAGAATGTCATCAATGTGACAGACACTGCATTTCTCGGACGGGTAGGAGAGGTTGAACTGGGTGCAGCAGCAATGGGTGGCCTTTTTTATATTTGTGCTTATACCCTTGCTTTTGGATTCAGCACAGGATCTCAGATTGTGATGGCGCGCCGGAACGGCGAAAAACAATACACAGAAGTGGGGCCTGTTATGATACAAGGTATTGCTTTTCTGCTATTGCTTGCAGCCTTTATGTTTACATTATCGCGCTTATTTGCCGGAGATATACTCAATTTGCTTATCTCGTCGGACCCGGTACGTAATGCGACGATCGAATTCCTTGACTGGCGTGTGTTTGGATTCTTTTTCTCTTTTGTGAATGTGATGTACCGGGCGCTTTATGTAGGAATTACCCGAACCAAGGTGCTCACATTAAATGCAGTCCTGATGGCTGTAACCAATGTTATTCTTGACTACATTCTTATATTCGGCCATTTTGGATTCCCGGCTATGGGTATTAAAGGGGCCGCCATCGCATCGGTGATAGCCGAAGGGGTATCGATTGTCTTTTTTGTAATCTATACACGTTTTACCGTGAATAAGCTGAAGTACGGTCTAAATCGGTTTACGTCTTTCGATTTCTCATTATTAAAACGTGTTTTGGGTATATCTGTATTTACGATGATGCAGTACTTTCTCTCCATGGGTAGTTGGTTTATGTTTTTTGTTGTTGTGGAGCGGATTGGTACACGCGATCTGGCTATTGCCAATATAGTTCGAAGCGTTTATATTGTGATGGTTATTCCTGTCAGCTCCCTTTCTACAACCGCAAATACGTTTGTGAGCAATGCCATAGGAGCAGGGAATAGCGGAGATGTAATGAAGATAATAAATAAAATAGCACGTCTTTCATTATACATTATGGCCGTATTCGTGTTTTTTGTCGTCTTGTTTCCAAAAACGATTTTGTCTGTTTATACCAATGATCCGCAACTGATAGCCGATGCTGTTTCATCAATCTATGTTATTTCGGCTGCAATGCTTATAAGCTCGGTGGGCAGTATCTATTTTAGCGGAGTTACCGGCACCGGCAATACCCGATCTGCACTTCTGATGGAAGTAGTTACATTGGTATTTTACGGGTTTTATATTTATGTGATTGGCATCCAGTTGAATTTGCCAGTCGAAGTTTGTTTTACAACCGAACTGGTCTATTATATAGGCTTGTTTGCTTTCAGTGTCATTTATTTAAAAAAAGGAAGTTGGCAACATAAAAAAATATAGAGATTCCATCCCTTTTTTGTACATTTGCGCTTTACTAAGAAAATGAAATAATATAAAATACAATAGATTATGTTTGAGAATTTAAGTGAGAGACTCGACCGGTCGTTCAAAATGTTGAAAGGTGAAGGTAAAATTACCGAAATCAATGTTGCTGAAACGCTGAAAGATGTTCGTAAAGCATTGCTCGATGCCGACGTTAATTATAAAGTTGCCAAACAATTTACAGATACAGTTAAAGAAAAAGCGCTTGGTCAGAATGTACTTACATCCGTGAAACCAAGTCAGCTTATGGTGAAGATTGTTCACGATGAACTTGCCCGGTTAATGGGGGGTACTTTTACTGATGTTGACTTAAAAGGTTCTCCTGCTATTATTTTGATGGCCGGTTTGCAGGGTTCTGGTAAAACAACCTTCTCTGGTAAGCTTGCCAGTATGCTTAAATCAAAAAAAGGAAAGAATCCTTTGTTGGTTGCCTGCGACGTGTATCGTCCGGCTGCTATCGAACAGTTACGCGTGCTGGGTGAACAGATTGGTGTTCCCGTTTACTCCGAAATTGAAAACAAGAATCCGGTAGAAATTGCTTTAAATGCTGTTAAGCAGGCTAAAGCTAAAGGGCACGACCTTGTTATTGTGGATACCGCCGGACGTCTGGCTATCGACGAGCAGATGATGAACGAAATCGCTGCCATTAAAAAGGCCCTTAATCCAGACGAAATTTTGTTCGTTGTAGACTCGATGACGGGTCAGGATGCTGTTAACACGGCAAAGGAATTCAACGAGCGACTCGACTTTAACGGTGTTGTTCTTACCAAGCTTGATGGTGATACCCGCGGTGGTGCTGCACTTTCTATCCGCTCGGTTGTAGACAAGCCTATTAAGTTTGTTGGTACTGGCGAGAAGATGGATGCCCTGGATATATTTCACCCCGAACGTATGGCCGACCGTATCCTTGGTATGGGAGATATCGTTTCATTGGTTGAAAGAGCGCAGGAACAATATGACGAAGAAGAAGCTAAGCGACTACAAAAGAAGATTGCCAAAAACCAGTTCGACTTTAACGACTTTATCTCACAGATACAGCAGATAAAGAAGATGGGTAATTTAAAGGAGCTAGCTTCCATGATTCCCGGGGTAGGTAAGGCTTTGAAAGATATAGATATCGACGATAATGCATTTAAGGGGATTGAAGCTATCATTTATTCGATGACTCCGGGAGAACGTACTAATCCGGCTATTCTGAACGGATCACGCCGTGCCCGAATTGCCAAAGGTAGTGGAACCAGCATCCAGGAAGTAAATAAATTGATCAAACAATTTGATGAAACCCGTAAGATGATGAAGATGATGACGGCAATGAAGCCGGGTAGCAAAAAGATGCCTTCCCTGAAAAGATAATACAATAGGAGAAAAATATATGGAAGAACAACAAATGCAATTAATGGATGGAAAGGCCGTTGCTGCCCAGATGAAACAGGAAATTGCAGCCGAGGTTGCCCAGATAATTGCTGCCGGAGGCAAAGTTCCTCATCTGGCTGCCATCTTGGTTGGACACGATGGTGGAAGCGAAACATATGTAGCCAGCAAAGTAAAAACCTGCGAAGACGTGGGATTCAAGTCTTCTCTTTTTCGCTACGAGTCTGATATTACAGAGGAAGAATTGCTGAGCAAGGTAGACGAACTGAACAACGATCCGGATGTAGACGGCTTTATCGTTCAGCTTCCCTTACCTGATCATATTTCCGAGCAAAAAGTGATTGAAGCAATAGATTACCGGAAAGACGTTGATGGATTTCATCCGGTTAACGTGGGCCGTATGGCTATTGGTCTTCCTTGTTTTGTTTCGGCAACCCCTGCTGGTATTCTGGAGTTATTAAAACGCTACGATATTGAAACCAAAGGCAAGCATTGCGTTGTGTTGGGACGAAGTAATATAGTTGGTAAACCAATGGCTACGCTAATGATGCAAAAAGCCTATCCGGGCGATTGTACGGTTACGGTATGCCATAGTCGTTCACTAAACCTAAAAGAAATGTGTCTGGCAGCAGATATTATTATCGTTGCATTGGGAGTTCCTGAATTCCTGAAAGGCGACATGGTAAAGCAAGGCGCAGTTATCGTAGATGTAGGTACAACTCGTATGCCAAGTAGTGTTACCAAAAGCGGATTCAAGCTTATCGGTGATGTTAAATTTGATGAAGTTGCACCTAAGTGTTCGTATATCACGCCAGTACCTGGAGGAGTAGGACCGATGACGATCATCTCTCTTATGAGAAACACGCTGCTTGCAGGGAAAAAAGCGATTTATAAGTGAAAAAATAGAGCGAAAGCTTTGCATATTTAGAAATAAAGCCTATCTTTGCACCGTCTTAAAGAAAACATGGTGGTTGTAGTTCAGTGGTAGAGCACCTGATTGTGGTTCAGGGTGTCGCGGGTTCGAATCCCGTCTTCCACCCAGTGCAAAGTGAAGAGTCTGAAACTTAGTTTCAGACTCTTTTTTGTTTGTACATGATTATGAAAACATACAAAACGAATTAATGTCGTTTTAATCTGTCACCTGTCACCAAAGGCGTCAGAACCCTTTGCTGGTCAGGGTTGGGCGGGTGAGAGATTCCAGGTGACAGATGCAAAAGATCTGTCACCTGTCACCTTTTTATTTTAGGCACGCAGCATGTATAGCACATTCTTTCCGGAGCCCAGTTTCTCTACCTTCTCTGCTTCAATAAGCAGATGCAGGTCCTGCAAAGCGAGGTAGCGCGAACACTGATTCACGCGCATACAATCGGTGCTGTTGGCCGTGCGATGGTCCTTAAGGTAAGCAAGAATACGTAGTAACCGCTCTTCGCCGGTATATTCCTTCTTCTTTTCGGCAGGCACACGTTCCAGCTTCATTGATCTTAAGGTCGCTTTCATTTTTTGCGAGCAACGGAAATTTACACTTTTAAAGTGAACCGACTCGGACCGGATCTGCTTGTCGCTGGTAATATCTTTGGGGCAACCCAGCGAAACCGAGTAACTCCCCAGTCCCTCCAGATTTATATTCTCTCCATTTTTGAGGCGACTGCCCACTACCTGGGTAAAACTAGCCAGCAATCCTTTGATATCGCCCAGCGAAAACGACGACATCGTGGAAATTTCGGCAGCCAGGTCATCGATGGTCGCCGTACGTGAAGGCACAATACGCGCATGCAAGGCAGTAACGCCGTTCTTTGCAGCAGCAGGAGGATTCTCAATCAACTTATATTTAGCACTCATTAAACGATAAAGTATTAGAAAGTATTAAGTAAACTAACGCAAAGACTTAAAGCAAGTATTCGTTTGCCAATTGACAAACGCAAAGTCAACATATGGATACCTTGCGTTTGCGATATGTTAAACGCAAGGTATCCATATCGCAAACGGAAAGTATCCAATTGTCAAACGAATACTTGTTCGTAGGCAAAGATATAAAAGTATATGGTGAAAATGCTACTTTACAGGATATAAATGGCAAAAGACTCCATTCTTTTTTCGGAATCCGTCGGTTAGTTTCTTCTGTTTTGGGAAGTACTTTATGTACTCCTTTTTATATTCTTATATTATATATAATGATAGAGCGTTAGGTTTGCGTCAGGTTTGCGTTAGGGTTGTGTAACGGAATCTCTCAAAAGCCTTACGGGTGCAGGGTTCTGAGCGTTCAGTTTGCGTCAGGTTTGCGTTAGGCTAATTTTTCAGTATATTTATTGACCCTTTCGATAAGAAAAACACTTACTTTTAATCAATTGATATGTCTTGTATTGTTAAAAATAATAGTTATATTTGAGGACAGAAAGTGAAAATTGGATTCCAAGCTCTCATTTTTGTTAGAACTCAAAGAAAAAACCACAAGGTAGTTTATTTGTGACTGACGGGGCTTTGTTGTCTTTGGAAGCGATTGAGTAGTTTTTTTTTAATGAGCTTTTATTAATACATTTGTACTTCAAATTTTGAGAATTTGTGACAATGACTAAGAAATGACTGATGTCCACGACAAAGTAACGCGTAGCTATAACATGAGTCGAATAAGAAACAAAAATACCAAACCGGAAATTCTTGTTCGGAAATTCTTATTTGCAAATGGATTTAGATACAGAATAAATGACAAAAGACTGCCGGGAAAGCCGGATATTGTTTTGCCAAAATATAAAACAGTCATTTTTGTAAATGGCTGCTTCTGGCATGGACACGAAAACTGTAAATACTATAAACTACCGGCAACACGTACCGAGTGGTGGAAAGAAAAGATAGAAGGAAATATAAAAAACGATTTAAAAACGCACACAATCCTGACAGAAGCTGGTTACAAGGTAATTGTGATTTGGGAGTGTGAAATAAAGAATAAGACTGTTTACAGTAGAATAATTGATGAAATCAGAAACTAAAAAAATACGGTTTATAGATCTGTTTGCGGGAGCAGGTGGTCTCAGCGAGGGATTTATCCGTCAGGGTTTTGAGCCTATTGCACATGTTGAAATAGATGGTGCAGCATGTAATACTTTACGTACACGCACCGCCTACCATTATCTAAAAGAAGAAAACCAGGTTGAAAAGTATACAGATTACCTGGAAGGCAAAATAAAAAGGTCAACTCTTTATGATTTTTTACCTGATAATCTCAGAAAATCAGTTATTCATTCTGCTATTGGAGAAGATAATAATGAGAAAATATTTAAGCAGATTGATGAAATTATCGGGAATCAAAAAGTTGATCTAATCATTGGAGGTCCGCCTTGTCAGGCGTACTCGTTAATTAACAGGCAGTCAATAAATAGAAAAGAAATTGAAGATCAACGGAATTTTCTGTATATACAATATGGAGAGTTCCTGAAAAGGTATCAACCGGATTATTTTGTATTCGAAAATGTAATTGGGCTGTACTCTGCCAAAGATAAAGAAGGCATTCGCTATCTGGATAAACTAATTCAACTTTATAGGGAAATCGGTTATGAAACTGAATATAAAACCCTTAATGCGGCTGATTATGGTGTTCTTCAACAAAGACGAAGAGTGATTCTTATAGGGAAAAAGGGTGCTGATAAAGCTTTTTATCCCAATTTTGAAAAGCAAGCAAATACATTTAATGTTGATGAAATCTTTAAAGGACTTCCAAAGTTACAGGCAGGTGAAGGTAAAATGGGTGTAACCCCTTATATCGCTGGAGAAGTATCAGAATATCTATTACAAAAGAAGATTACTAATGGCCTTGACTTTACAACCTTACATATAGCACGTCCTCAAAATGAACAAGACAAGGAAATATACCGTATAGCTATTAATAAATGGCTGGATAAAGGTGAGCGACTTAACTATAACGATTTGGAAGGTCGCTTAAAAACTCATAAAAACAGGCATTCTTTTGTTGACCGATTTAAAGTCGTAGCACCCAACCTTAGTGCTTCGCAAACAGTGGTAGCGCATATTGCAAAAGATGGACACTATTATATCCACCCTGACATAGAACAAAATCGCTCCCTTTCGATACGGAGGCAGCTCGCTTACAGTCATTTCCGGATGATTTTTATTTTGAAGGAGAATCAGAAAAACCAAGCAGAACAGCTGCATTTAAACAAATCGGTAACGCTGTACCAGTTGTTTTAGCAGAGAAAATTGCATTAGAAATAAAAAAACTATATTAATATATTGACGATATGTGGGACAGAACAACATTAAATGCATTGATACCTATCAGCAATTTCATTGCTGATAATTCTGTTCAAAACATGACGAAATTAATTGAGTATATAAAAATGTATGACTTAACTGATTCAGAAATAGTTATACTTACAAAAGGACTAGCTGAATCTGGAACTACATTAATGCTACAAGAGAATAGTTTGTGTGATATCCCTTCAACAGGAGGTCTATCATCTTTGTCTACATTGCTCTGTCCGATATATTTAAAATTACTTGGGAATAAAGTCCTGAAGCTAGGAGTGCCCGGAAGACCTGCTGGAGGAATTGATGTGTTAAGCCAAATTGAAGGATATAGAATTAATCCAGTATATTTTGAAATACAAAGTTGGTTGGCAAAAAGCAATTATGTTCATTTTATAGCAAATGAAGAATTTACACCTGCAGACTCTAAGCTTTTTCATTTCAGAAAACAGATTAATGCTTTAGATATCCCTGCGCTTGTGATTTCATCATTATTATCAAAAAAAATAGCT is from uncultured Macellibacteroides sp. and encodes:
- a CDS encoding MATE family efflux transporter, with protein sequence MYSNKQIWHVSYPILLSLLAQNVINVTDTAFLGRVGEVELGAAAMGGLFYICAYTLAFGFSTGSQIVMARRNGEKQYTEVGPVMIQGIAFLLLLAAFMFTLSRLFAGDILNLLISSDPVRNATIEFLDWRVFGFFFSFVNVMYRALYVGITRTKVLTLNAVLMAVTNVILDYILIFGHFGFPAMGIKGAAIASVIAEGVSIVFFVIYTRFTVNKLKYGLNRFTSFDFSLLKRVLGISVFTMMQYFLSMGSWFMFFVVVERIGTRDLAIANIVRSVYIVMVIPVSSLSTTANTFVSNAIGAGNSGDVMKIINKIARLSLYIMAVFVFFVVLFPKTILSVYTNDPQLIADAVSSIYVISAAMLISSVGSIYFSGVTGTGNTRSALLMEVVTLVFYGFYIYVIGIQLNLPVEVCFTTELVYYIGLFAFSVIYLKKGSWQHKKI
- the ffh gene encoding signal recognition particle protein codes for the protein MFENLSERLDRSFKMLKGEGKITEINVAETLKDVRKALLDADVNYKVAKQFTDTVKEKALGQNVLTSVKPSQLMVKIVHDELARLMGGTFTDVDLKGSPAIILMAGLQGSGKTTFSGKLASMLKSKKGKNPLLVACDVYRPAAIEQLRVLGEQIGVPVYSEIENKNPVEIALNAVKQAKAKGHDLVIVDTAGRLAIDEQMMNEIAAIKKALNPDEILFVVDSMTGQDAVNTAKEFNERLDFNGVVLTKLDGDTRGGAALSIRSVVDKPIKFVGTGEKMDALDIFHPERMADRILGMGDIVSLVERAQEQYDEEEAKRLQKKIAKNQFDFNDFISQIQQIKKMGNLKELASMIPGVGKALKDIDIDDNAFKGIEAIIYSMTPGERTNPAILNGSRRARIAKGSGTSIQEVNKLIKQFDETRKMMKMMTAMKPGSKKMPSLKR
- the folD gene encoding bifunctional methylenetetrahydrofolate dehydrogenase/methenyltetrahydrofolate cyclohydrolase FolD, whose protein sequence is MEEQQMQLMDGKAVAAQMKQEIAAEVAQIIAAGGKVPHLAAILVGHDGGSETYVASKVKTCEDVGFKSSLFRYESDITEEELLSKVDELNNDPDVDGFIVQLPLPDHISEQKVIEAIDYRKDVDGFHPVNVGRMAIGLPCFVSATPAGILELLKRYDIETKGKHCVVLGRSNIVGKPMATLMMQKAYPGDCTVTVCHSRSLNLKEMCLAADIIIVALGVPEFLKGDMVKQGAVIVDVGTTRMPSSVTKSGFKLIGDVKFDEVAPKCSYITPVPGGVGPMTIISLMRNTLLAGKKAIYK
- a CDS encoding HU family DNA-binding protein, translated to MSAKYKLIENPPAAAKNGVTALHARIVPSRTATIDDLAAEISTMSSFSLGDIKGLLASFTQVVGSRLKNGENINLEGLGSYSVSLGCPKDITSDKQIRSESVHFKSVNFRCSQKMKATLRSMKLERVPAEKKKEYTGEERLLRILAYLKDHRTANSTDCMRVNQCSRYLALQDLHLLIEAEKVEKLGSGKNVLYMLRA
- the vsr gene encoding DNA mismatch endonuclease Vsr codes for the protein MTDVHDKVTRSYNMSRIRNKNTKPEILVRKFLFANGFRYRINDKRLPGKPDIVLPKYKTVIFVNGCFWHGHENCKYYKLPATRTEWWKEKIEGNIKNDLKTHTILTEAGYKVIVIWECEIKNKTVYSRIIDEIRN